The Setaria italica strain Yugu1 chromosome IX, Setaria_italica_v2.0, whole genome shotgun sequence genome has a window encoding:
- the LOC101779450 gene encoding uncharacterized protein LOC101779450, with the protein MEEAKPATAKAPVEVTLRKFELSDVDAMMAWASDPQVAAVCRWDPYESTEPLLAFIRDVVLPHPWFRAICVAGGGDEEPRPVGAVSVSPTGDPCRAELGYVLARAHWGRGVATAAVKRTVAAVFGEVPGLERVEALVDVNNTASQRVLEKAGFTREAVLRKYGVVKGVVRDMVIFSFINTDPVPE; encoded by the coding sequence ATGGAGGAAGCCAAGCCCGCGACGGCGAAGGCGCCCGTGGAGGTGACGCTCCGGAAGTTCGAGCTGTCCGACGTGGACGCCATGATGGCGTGGGCGTCGGACCCGCAGGTGGCCGCCGTCTGCCGGTGGGACCCCTACGAGTCCACGGAGCCCCTGCTCGCCTTCATCCGCGACGTCGTGCTCCCGCACCCGTGGTTCCGCGCCATCtgtgtcgccggcggcggggacgaggagCCCCGCCCCGTGGGCGCGGTGTCCGTGTCGCCGACGGGGGACCCGTGCCGCGCCGAGCTCGGCTACGTGCTGGCGCGCGCGCACTGGGGCCGCGGCGTGGCGACGGCAGCCGTGAAGCGGACGGTGGCCGCGGTGTTCGGCGAGGTGCCGGGGCTGGAGCGCGTGGAGGCGCTGGTGGACGTGAACAACACGGCGTCGCAGCGCGTGCTGGAGAAGGCCGGGTTCACGCGGGAGGCCGTGCTCCGCAAGTACGGCGTCGTCAAGGGCGTCGTCCGGGACATGGTCATCTTCAGCTTCATCAACACCGATCCGGTGCCCGAGTGA
- the LOC101779841 gene encoding non-specific lipid transfer protein GPI-anchored 2 — MGPGYAAAVRGLGIAVAAALLLSCQCAAAQPSAGSGCMPELVRLSPCMDYLSGNATTPDGPSCCSALLGTLTSSPGCLCMVLGGTAASLGVAVDGARAAQLLGACKVQAPPASQCNAVGAPTSSPAAPRTTTPGVPAAAAPSDANANPAGTGSKSTPASTLPYSDGSTGKPGAIFIFAAAALAFLHRF; from the exons ATGGGGCCAGgctacgccgccgccgtgcgcggccTGGGCATCGCCGTGGCGGCCGCGCTCCTCCTATCGTGCCAGTGCGCGGCGGCGCAACCGTCGGCGGGCTCCGGCTGCATGCCGGAGCTGGTCCGCCTGTCGCCGTGCATGGACTACCTGTCGGGCAACGCCACGACGCCCGACGGGCCGTCGTGCTGCTCGGCGCTGTTGGGCACGCTGACGTCGAGCCCGGGGTGCCTCTGCATGGTGCTCGGCGGCACGGCCGCGTCgctcggcgtcgccgtcgacggcgccCGCGCGGCGCAGCTGCTCGGGGCGTGCAAGGTCCAGGCCCCACCTGCCAGCCAGTGCAACG CCGTGGGAGCTCCAACGtcgtctccggcggcgccgaggacaACGACACCGGGGGttccggccgcggcggcgccgtcagACGCCAACGCGAACCCTGCAG GTACTGGATCGAAGTCTACACCAGCATCCACCCTGCCATActctgacggaagcacaggcaaGCCTGGAGCGATCTTCATCTTCGCCGCCGCAGCACTGGCGTTTCTCCATCGTTTCTGA
- the LOC101780255 gene encoding uncharacterized protein LOC101780255, which translates to MSAEYNGSSEMGVGQQKAVRRRHLPRGPNGRFITTKGNQAATNGNSEVHSSTPAIGFYCPFVATNEGRGNVGEVIHFPLVATNVGEVAYGSEVPSNPAGDFCWPVVATNDDEENIGKVAYNSILNLESPDPTTLLRIMMGNKYSTNKVSEQFQNVARLQAPDFATLLTVMNNAGYGETADDGHYDVDKVMTNLEGW; encoded by the exons ATGTCCGCAGAATATAATGGTTCGTCTGAGATGGGTGTTGGTCAGCAAAAG GCTGTTCGCCGGAGGCATCTTCCACGAGGTCCTAATGGGCGCTTTATCACCACAAAGGGCAACCAGGCAGCAACCAATGGAAATAGCGAGGTTCATAGCAGTACACCTGCAATAGGCTTCTATTGCCCCTTTGTCGCAACTAATGAAGGCCGGGGAAACGTCGGtgaagtcatccattttcccttGGTCGCAACCAATGTAGGTGAGGTCGCCTATGGCAGTGAGGTGCCAAGCAACCCCGCAGGAGACTTCTGTTGGCCCGTTGTAGCGACCAACGATGATGAGGAGAACATCGGCAAGGTTGCTTACAATAGCATCCTGAACCTTGAATCGCCTGATCCCACCACACTACTCAGGATCATGATGGGGAACAAGTACAGCACCAACAAAGTCTCGGAGCAATTCCAGAATGTGGCGCGCCTCCAGGCTCCTGACTTTGCCACCCTCCTGACCGTCATGAATAATGCTGGCTATGGTGAGACCGCAGACGACGGCCACTATGATGTGGACAAAGTAATGACGAATTTAGAAGGGTGGTAA
- the LOC101780916 gene encoding non-specific lipid transfer protein GPI-anchored 2: MRRDRMAAAVAALLLLAAAMSAAPASGQAVATSCTASLITTFTPCLNFVTGSTNGGGSPTQQCCGSLAEMVRTGADCACLILTGNVPFSLPINRTLAISLPKLCSSTSVPLQCRDTATQIPAPGPVAFAPALPPLPPIPPESSQEPESPGATSPAVDSPPFSQRPVVVPSSAWRSSHVPVAAVAIVLSIAASIFV; this comes from the exons ATGAGGCGCGacaggatggcggcggcggtggcggcgctgctgctgctggcggcggccatgtcggcggcgccggcatcgGGGCAGGCGGTGGCGACATCGTGCACGGCGTCGCTGATCACGACGTTCACGCCGTGCCTCAACTTCGTGACGGGGAGCACCaacggcggcgggtcgccgacGCAGCAGTGCTGCGGCTCGCTGGCGGAGATGGTGCGCACGGGCGCCGACTGCGCCTGCCTCATCCTCACCGGGAACGTGCCCTTCAGCCTCCCCATCAACCGCACGctcgccatctccctccccaaGCTCTGCAGCTCCACGTCCGTCCCGCTGCAGTGCAGAG ACACAGCAACACAAATCCCAGCTCCAG GCCCCGTCGCATTTGCTCCGGCGCTGCCCCCTCTGC CACCGATTCCACCGGAATCTTCACAGGAGCCCGAGTCTCCGGGGgcgacgtcgccggcggtggACTCGCCGCCATTCAGCcagaggccggtggtggtgcccAGCTCGGCATGGAGGAGTTCTCACGTGCCCGTGGCGGCTGTCGCCATTGTGCTGTCGATAGCTGCATCCATTTTCGTTTGA
- the LOC101781320 gene encoding non-specific lipid-transfer protein-like protein At2g13820, with translation MAARAGALLLVAAVAAALVASSSAQSSGCTTTLISLYPCLNYISGNVSAPPSSCCSQLASVVQSNPQCLCAALSGDSSSLGGVTIDKTRALALPQACNVKTPPASKCNSAGGGNSPGAATPTTPSSGGVPASAAGAGTGGGSKATPTSPYLTTSGGASIRGAVSLALAFAAVAIYAV, from the exons ATGGCGGCAAGAGCAGGAGCGTTATTGCTCGTggctgccgtggcggcggcgctggtggcgtcgtcgtcggcgcagTCGTCCGGGTGCACGACGACGCTGATCAGCCTGTACCCGTGCCTCAACTACATCAGCGGCAACgtgtcggcgccgccgtcgtcgtgctgCTCGCAGCTCGCCAGCGTCGTGCAGTCCAACCCGCAGTGCCTCTGCGCCGCGCTCAGCGGCGACTCGTCGTCCCTCGGCGGCGTCACCATCGACAAGACGCGCGCGCTCGCGCTCCCCCAGGCCTGCAACGTCAAGACCCCGCCGGCGAGCAAGTGCAACT CTGCCGGCGGTGGCAACTCTCCGGGCGCCGCGACGCCGACCACGCCGTCGTCCGGCGGCGTGCCAGCGAGCGCAG CTGGTGCAGGAACCGGCGGCGGATCGAAGGCGACGCCGACGTCGCCGTACCTGACGACATCCGGCGGCGCGTCGATCCGGGGGGCGGTGAGCCTGGCGCTCGCGTTCGCGGCTGTCGCCATCTATGCCGTCTGA
- the LOC101785762 gene encoding cupincin gives MGAMKRSPLVLLLLLSLLCSSLALASYSYGDAGGEGRSGSGRPYHFGEERFRQWAQSRQGRFRVLERFTHELLEDAVGNYRVAELEAAPRAFLQPSHYDADEVMFVKEGEGVVALLARGKRESFCVKEGDVLVIPAGAVVYSANTHGSKWFRVVMLLNPVSTKGRFEEFFPIGGESPESFFSVFSDDVLQAAFNTRREEWEQVFEKQSKGEITTASEEQIRELSRSCSRTGRSHGGGESMWDIKLCSLTSKRPLHSNNHGRHYEITGDDCPQLRALDIEVGLTNLSRGSMTAPSYSTHADKLFVVLDGSGYFEMACPHLSSGRSSSPRRERGHGSREWGKEEEEEAEQEGGQKSRGYKQVKSRIREGSVIVIPAGHPMTLVAGEDNNLAVLYFSVNARHDEKVFLVGSNGLLRQMDEAAKALAFGAEKEKVDRVIGAQSDAVFLRGPNSRRVSSA, from the exons atgGGCGCCATGAAGAGATCGCCGCtggtgctcctgctcctgctctccCTGCTGTGCTCCTCGCTCGCGCTCGCGTCGTACTCGTacggggacgccggcggcgaagggCGCTCCGGCTCCGGGCGGCCGTACCACTTCGGCGAGGAGAGGTTCCGGCAGTGGGCGCAGTCCCGGCAGGGGCGGTTCCGGGTGCTGGAGCGGTTCACGCACGAGCTGCTCGAGGACGCCGTCGGCAACTACCGCGTCGCCGAGCTGgaggccgcgccgcgcgcgttcCTGCAGCCCAGCCACTACGACGCCGACGAGGTCATGTTCGTCAAGGAGGGCGAGGGCGTCGTCGCGCTGCTCGCCAGGGGGAAGAGGGAGTCCTTCTGCGTCAAGGAGGGCGACGTCCTCGtcatccccgccggcgccgtcgtctaCTCGGCCAACACGCACGGCTCCAAGTGGTTCCGCGTCGTCATGCTCCTCAACCCCGTCTCCACCAAGGGACGCTTCGAG GAATTCTTCCCCATCGGAGGCGAGAGCCCGGAGTCGTTCTTCAGCGTCTTCAGCGACGACGTTCTCCAGGCCGCGTTCAAC ACTCGCCGTGAGGAGTGGGAGCAAGTGTTCGAGAAGCAGAGCAAGGGCGAGATCACGACGGCGTCCGAGGAGCAGATACGGGAGCTCAGCAGGTCCTGCTCGCGCACCGGCCgcagccacggcggcggcgagtccATGTGGGACATCAAGCTGTGCAGCCTCACGAGCAAGAGGCCGCTCCACTCCAACAACCACGGCAGGCACTACGAGATCACCGGCGACGACTGCCCGCAGCTCCGGGCGCTCGACATCGAAGTCGGCCTGACAAACCTCTCCCGC GGCTCTATGACAGCGCCGAGCTACAGCACCCATGCCGACAAGTTATTCGTCGTCCTGGATGGCAGCGGCTACTTCGAGATGGCGTGCCCGCACCTGTCCAGCGGCCGGTCATCGTCGCCGCGCCGGGAGCGTGGGCACGGCAGCAGGGAGTGGggcaaagaggaggaggaagaggccgagCAAGAAGGCGGGCAGAAGTCGAGGGGCTACAAGCAGGTGAAGTCCCGCATCAGGGAGGGCTCCGTGATCGTGATCCCGGCGGGGCACCCGATgacgctcgtcgccggcgaggacaACAACCTCGCCGTCCTCTACTTCAGCGTCAACGCCAGGCACGACGAGAAGGTGTTCCTGGTGGGCAGCAACGGCCTGCTGCGGCAGATGGACGAGGCGGCCAAGGCACTGGCGTTCGGGGCGGAGAAGGAGAAGGTGGACCGCGTCATCGGGGCGCAGAGCGACGCCGTGTTCCTGCGCGGGCCCAACAGCCGCAGGGTCTCGTCCGCGTGA
- the LOC101785357 gene encoding type I inositol polyphosphate 5-phosphatase 4: protein MRDESNKKKLSWSKSLVRKWFNIKSKAQDFHADHDASQGRDGHGDEWRTSCSEREAGTAKKSRTDRLSKRSVDRIRGVRNDFDPARLTEVQNYRIFASTWNVGGKSPPRGLNLDDWLHSSPPADIYVLGFQEIVPLNAGNVLGTEDNLPAKKWVSLVRRTLNKNPGCCYGGYRTPSPVPDPVVELDADFEGSSRKQDNFSILHRRSFNLSRSLRVEGNHMSSHPRLDRRFSVCDPVSLGGRPSDFDGNFPFMGSPDDHCIEEDSSNGAYFSPFTYGYGASAPTEENYSLQNTSRYCLVASKQMVGIFLTIWVRSEIRNDVRNLKVSCVGRGLMGYLGNKGSISISMSLHHTTFCFICCHLTSGEKEGDELRRNSDVMEILRKTRFPQVRGAGDVKSPETILEHDRVIWLGDLNYRIALSYCSAKALVEMHNWKQLLEKDQLRIERRCGRVFQGWKEGRIYFPPTYKYSFNSDRYSGVRPKEKRRTPAWCDRILWYGNGLMQLSYVRGESRFSDHRPVYSIFMADVEIVRPRRRNMGYFSSRIEVEELLPYSYSSGEKFY, encoded by the exons ATGAGGGACGAGAGCAACAAGAAGAAG CTCTCGTGGTCCAAATCCCTTGTGAGGAAGTGGTTCAACATCAAGTCTAAGGCGCAGGATTTCCATGCGGATCACGATGCGAGCCAAG GAAGGGACGGGCATGGTGATGAATGGAGGACCAGCTGCTCAGAGAGGGAGGCAGGCACAGCCAAGAAAAGCAGAACTG ACCGGTTGTCGAAACGGAGTGTAGACCGAATCCGTGGAGTAAGGAATGACTTCGATCCGGCACGCCTGACGGAAGTTCAGAATTACAG AATCTTTGCCTCCACATGGAATGTTGGCGGTAAATCCCCACCAAGGGGATTAAATCTTGATGACTGGCTCCATTCTTCACCTCCAGCTGATATCTATGTGTTAGG ATTTCAAGAAATTGTTCCTTTGAATGCTGGAAATGTTCTTGGCACTGAAGATAACCTTCCAGCAAAAAAGTGGGTATCCCTTGTTAGGAGGACATTGAATAAGAATCCTGGGTGCTGTTATGGTGGCTATCGCACGCCCTCTCCTGTCCCTGATCCAGTTGTGGAACTAGATGCTGATTTTGAGGGATCATCGAGAAAGCAGGATAATTTCTCAATTTTGCATCGTCGATCATTCAACCTTAGCCGGAGTTTAAGAGTTGAAGGGAACCATATGTCATCACACCCAAGATTGGATCGCAGGTTCAGTGTATGTGATCCAGTTAGCTTGGGAGGCAGGCCAAGTGATTTTGATGGAAATTTCCCATTCATGGGATCACCAGATGATCATTGTATTGAGGAGGATTCAAGTAATGGAGCATATTTTTCACCCTTCACATATGGCTATGGTGCCTCAGCGCCTACGGAAGAAAATTATAGTCTGCAAAATACATCTAG GTATTGTTTGGTTGCCAGCAAGCAGATGGTTGGTATATTTCTCACCATTTGGGTACGCAGCGAAATAAGAAATGATGTGAGAAACCTGAAAGTTTCCTGTGTGGGCAGAGGACTAATGGGTTACCTTGGAAATAAG GGATCTATATCCATAAGCATGTCTTTGCACCACACAACGTTTTGTTTTATCTGTTGTCATTTGACCTCTGGGGAAAAGGAGGGAGATGAACTGCGGAGGAATTCTGATGTTATGGAAATTCTAAGGAAAACTAGATTTCCTCAAGTCCGTGGTGCTGGTGATGTCAAGTCACCAGAAACAATTCTTGAGCATGA TCGTGTCATTTGGCTTGGGGATTTGAATTACCGGATCGCTCTTTCATACTGCTCAGCTAAAGCTCTTGTTGAAATGCATAATTGGAAGCAACTATTGGAGAAAGATCAG CTTCGAATAGAACGAAGATGTGGGCGTGTTTTCCAGGGATGGAAAGAAGGCAGGATTTATTTTCCTCCAACGTATAAGTACTCATTCAACTCAGATCGTTATTCTGGTGTGCGTCCCAAAGAAAAGCGGAGAACACCAGCCTG GTGTGACCGCATTTTGTGGTATGGTAATGGCCTCATGCAATTGTCGTATGTCCGTGGAGAGTCTCGCTTCTCTGATCACAGACCCGTGTACAGTATTTTCATGGCTGATGTTGAAATTGTCCGCCCTAGAAGAAGGAACATGGGCTATTTCAGCTCCAGAATTGAGGTGGAAGAGCTTTTACCATATTCTTACAGCTCTGGAGAAAAGTTCTACTAA